In one Streptomyces sp. NBC_00597 genomic region, the following are encoded:
- a CDS encoding GntR family transcriptional regulator encodes MIEFQVDRHSGVATYLQLVNQVKQALRLGVLEPGDRLPTARAVVEATAINPNTVLKAYRELEREGLVEPRPGQGTFVTRSLSRPEAAADSPLRGDLVAWMTRAHDAGLGREDVLALVEAALVEAAQARTGSAQAGTERPSREDTT; translated from the coding sequence ATGATCGAGTTTCAGGTGGACCGGCACAGCGGTGTCGCCACGTACCTGCAGCTCGTCAACCAGGTCAAACAGGCGCTCAGGCTGGGCGTACTGGAACCGGGGGACCGGCTGCCGACCGCCAGGGCCGTGGTGGAGGCCACCGCCATCAACCCCAACACCGTGCTGAAGGCCTACCGCGAGCTGGAGCGCGAGGGGCTCGTCGAACCACGCCCGGGTCAGGGCACGTTCGTCACCCGCTCGCTCTCCCGCCCCGAGGCCGCGGCCGATTCGCCACTGCGCGGCGACCTCGTCGCGTGGATGACGCGGGCGCACGACGCGGGGCTGGGGCGCGAGGACGTCCTGGCGCTCGTCGAGGCGGCGCTCGTCGAGGCGGCGCAGGCGCGGACGGGCTCCGCGCAGGCCGGCACAGAACGACCGTCACGAGAGGACACCACGTGA
- a CDS encoding sigma-70 family RNA polymerase sigma factor, translating to MNLHSAPQDVPQGRSGKAGRRLGPIAEGTGPAHRAWLEPLRDAVHGRGVTLDELQARTGRPKGHISELLRAVGRYPRWVFVRTVLLALDRPGLPYDAMRLRWVLAARDVGKRTSWIKDCLHEGGARHRTATASVPLDFLAFQQMHRPHYTRYASAFLRRPGLSKKAVDDVFTLLLMLWHDALASENPERFAWPMLRQTVLERAPKENGRPSLVEAAFDTVALDLAPDPVRQVEESMALFRAVGGLAPVQRDVVVLLYLCGMEDTRAADELGVSLASVRSTARHAKRNLHAALYPHGTTEEGVSGDLDH from the coding sequence ATGAACCTCCACTCGGCACCACAGGACGTCCCGCAGGGCCGCAGCGGCAAAGCGGGCCGCCGGTTGGGACCCATCGCCGAAGGCACCGGGCCGGCGCACCGCGCCTGGCTGGAGCCGCTGCGCGACGCCGTGCACGGAAGGGGAGTGACCCTGGACGAGCTCCAGGCGCGCACCGGCCGCCCCAAAGGACACATCTCCGAGTTGCTGCGGGCCGTCGGCCGCTACCCCCGCTGGGTCTTCGTCCGTACCGTGCTCCTCGCGCTGGACCGGCCCGGCCTGCCCTACGACGCGATGCGGCTGCGCTGGGTGCTCGCGGCCCGGGACGTCGGCAAGCGCACCTCGTGGATCAAGGACTGCCTCCACGAGGGCGGCGCCCGCCACCGCACCGCGACCGCCTCGGTCCCGCTGGACTTCCTGGCCTTCCAGCAGATGCACCGCCCGCACTACACCCGCTACGCCTCGGCGTTCCTGCGCCGCCCCGGCCTCTCGAAGAAGGCGGTCGACGACGTCTTCACGCTGCTGCTGATGCTGTGGCACGACGCCCTCGCCAGTGAGAACCCCGAGCGCTTCGCCTGGCCGATGCTGCGCCAGACCGTGCTCGAACGCGCCCCGAAGGAGAACGGCCGCCCCTCCCTCGTCGAGGCGGCCTTCGACACGGTCGCCCTTGACCTCGCCCCTGACCCTGTGCGCCAGGTCGAGGAGTCCATGGCCCTGTTCCGGGCCGTCGGGGGGCTCGCGCCCGTGCAGCGCGACGTCGTGGTCCTGCTGTACCTGTGCGGAATGGAGGACACCCGGGCGGCGGACGAACTGGGCGTCTCCCTCGCCTCCGTACGGTCCACCGCACGGCACGCCAAGCGCAACCTGCACGCCGCCCTGTACCCGCACGGCACCACCGAGGAGGGGGTCTCCGGTGACCTCGACCATTGA
- a CDS encoding ATP-binding protein, with protein sequence MRPRSVRARATLGASTVVALALGAASFALLGVLDGNLMRNAQADAERQALSTAGLVAAGRVDTVLTPGRGTDFVQVVDEQGRVLAASPNLAGRPALSPARPGKPGTVRGTWKDGPARGDRRHRVVQVTTVTSEGLVTVYAGTSLREADTADDVITGALVVVVPLLVLTVALVTWRVTGWALRPVEAIRAEVAAISDRDLHRRVPVPRSQDEIARLAVTMNTTLDRLEAAGIRQRQFIADASHELRSPITVLRTQLEVAQAHPDPALWGELVSGALEDTVRLQDLAADLLLLARLDTGEPPPAAAVDLADVAREAAGSRRQDRIPVDMEIVPEAVVRGSTLWLSRLVTNLLDNAQRHAERRVRLVLRVDGARCTAVLEVRDDGPGIPTADRERVFERFTRLDDARSRDEGGTGLGLAIARDIATRLGGSLTVEDAPAGARLVARLPLDRARTEAGTRL encoded by the coding sequence CTGCGCCCCCGGTCCGTCCGCGCCCGGGCCACGCTCGGCGCCTCCACGGTGGTGGCCCTGGCCCTCGGAGCCGCCTCCTTCGCCCTGCTCGGCGTCCTCGACGGCAACCTGATGCGCAACGCCCAGGCCGACGCCGAGCGGCAGGCGCTGTCCACCGCCGGGCTGGTCGCCGCGGGCCGGGTCGACACCGTACTGACCCCCGGGCGCGGCACCGACTTCGTCCAGGTCGTCGACGAGCAGGGTCGGGTCCTCGCGGCGAGCCCCAACCTCGCCGGCCGCCCGGCCCTCTCCCCGGCCCGCCCGGGCAAACCCGGCACGGTCCGCGGCACCTGGAAGGACGGCCCCGCGCGCGGCGACCGCCGCCACCGCGTCGTGCAGGTCACCACCGTCACCTCGGAGGGACTGGTCACCGTCTACGCGGGGACCTCCCTGCGGGAGGCCGACACCGCCGACGACGTCATCACCGGTGCGCTCGTCGTCGTGGTGCCGCTCCTCGTGCTCACGGTGGCCCTGGTCACGTGGCGGGTGACCGGCTGGGCGCTGCGGCCCGTCGAGGCGATCCGCGCCGAGGTCGCCGCGATCAGCGACCGCGATCTGCACCGCCGGGTGCCGGTGCCGCGCAGTCAGGACGAGATCGCCCGGCTCGCCGTCACCATGAACACCACCCTGGACCGGCTCGAAGCCGCCGGGATCCGCCAGCGGCAGTTCATAGCCGACGCCTCGCACGAGCTCCGCAGCCCGATCACGGTGCTGCGCACCCAGTTGGAGGTCGCGCAGGCCCATCCCGATCCGGCGCTGTGGGGCGAGTTGGTCAGTGGGGCCCTGGAGGACACCGTACGGCTGCAGGACCTCGCCGCCGATCTGCTCCTGCTGGCCCGCCTGGACACCGGGGAGCCGCCGCCAGCCGCCGCGGTGGACCTGGCCGACGTCGCCCGCGAGGCCGCCGGATCGCGCCGGCAGGACCGGATCCCCGTCGACATGGAGATCGTTCCCGAGGCCGTCGTGCGCGGCAGCACGCTGTGGCTGTCCCGGCTCGTGACCAACCTGCTGGACAACGCCCAGCGCCACGCCGAGCGGCGGGTCCGGCTCGTCCTGCGCGTCGACGGGGCCCGGTGCACCGCCGTACTGGAGGTCCGCGACGACGGGCCGGGCATCCCGACCGCGGACCGGGAGCGGGTCTTCGAGCGGTTCACCCGCCTCGACGACGCCCGCAGCCGCGACGAGGGCGGTACGGGCCTGGGCCTGGCCATAGCCCGTGACATCGCCACCCGCCTGGGCGGCTCCCTCACGGTCGAGGACGCCCCGGCCGGCGCCCGCTTGGTGGCGCGCCTGCCGCTGGACCGCGCCCGTACAGAGGCGGGCACGCGGTTGTGA
- a CDS encoding response regulator transcription factor has translation MRVLVVEDERRLAAALQRGLQAEGFSVDVAHDGPQGLWLATEHDYDAIVLDIMLPGLNGYRVCSRLRASGCESGILMLTAKDGEYDEAEALDTGADDFLSKPFSYVVLVARLRALIRRTGRRRPQIMEFGDLVIDPAGQRCTRAGIEARLTSREFAVLVHLARRAGEVVPKREILENVWDAAYEGDLNVVEVHVSALRRKIDAPFGRAAVETVRGAGYRLAADGG, from the coding sequence ATGCGCGTACTGGTGGTCGAGGACGAAAGGCGGCTCGCCGCTGCCCTCCAGCGGGGTCTGCAGGCCGAGGGCTTCTCCGTGGACGTCGCCCACGACGGCCCGCAGGGCCTGTGGCTGGCCACCGAGCACGACTACGACGCCATCGTGCTCGACATCATGCTGCCGGGCCTCAACGGCTACCGGGTCTGCAGCCGGCTGCGTGCGAGCGGCTGCGAGTCGGGGATCTTGATGCTCACCGCCAAGGACGGCGAGTACGACGAGGCGGAAGCCCTCGACACCGGCGCGGACGACTTCCTCTCCAAGCCCTTCTCCTACGTGGTCCTGGTCGCCCGGCTGCGCGCCCTCATCCGGCGCACCGGCCGGCGCAGACCGCAGATCATGGAGTTCGGGGATCTGGTGATCGACCCGGCAGGTCAGCGGTGCACGCGCGCCGGGATCGAGGCCCGGCTGACCTCGCGCGAGTTCGCGGTCCTCGTCCACCTGGCCCGGCGGGCCGGGGAGGTCGTACCGAAACGGGAGATACTGGAGAACGTCTGGGACGCGGCCTACGAGGGCGACCTCAACGTCGTCGAGGTCCATGTCAGCGCCCTGCGCCGGAAGATCGACGCACCGTTCGGCCGGGCCGCGGTGGAGACCGTCCGCGGCGCGGGCTACCGGCTGGCGGCCGACGGTGGCTGA
- a CDS encoding aldo/keto reductase yields the protein MTSQTVNATASGTWKLGDLQVNRLGFGAMRLTQDGPAFTRDAAPSDRARAIGVLRRAVELGVNHIDTAAFYFSPLRSANELINTALAPYPDDLVITTKVGPGRSLSGEFLPHATPEQLRGQVEENLRQLGRDHLDVVNLRIVGNDSIAERFGALADLRGAGLIRHLGLSNVRPHQLAEARAIAPVVCVQNRFGLGIGPEQEAFLHTCGEQGVAFVPFYSIAGTGREAGAGGAEHEEVLAVARAHGVGAAEIRLAWTLHLGPHVLAIPGTGNPDHLTANVAAGSLQLSAEDLAVLDSVRPCD from the coding sequence ATGACCTCCCAGACCGTCAACGCTACCGCTTCCGGCACGTGGAAGCTCGGCGACCTGCAAGTGAACCGCCTCGGTTTCGGCGCGATGCGCCTGACCCAGGACGGCCCGGCGTTCACCCGCGACGCCGCCCCCAGCGACCGAGCCCGGGCGATCGGCGTCCTGCGCCGCGCCGTTGAGCTCGGCGTGAACCACATCGACACCGCCGCGTTCTACTTCTCTCCGCTGCGCTCCGCCAACGAGCTGATCAACACCGCTCTGGCCCCGTACCCGGACGACCTCGTCATCACCACCAAGGTCGGCCCCGGCCGGTCCCTGTCGGGCGAGTTCCTGCCCCACGCCACCCCCGAGCAGCTGCGCGGCCAGGTAGAGGAGAACCTGCGCCAGCTGGGCCGCGACCACCTCGACGTGGTCAACCTGCGCATCGTCGGGAATGATTCGATCGCCGAGCGCTTCGGCGCCCTGGCCGACCTGCGCGGGGCCGGGCTGATCCGCCACCTCGGCCTGTCCAACGTGCGGCCCCACCAGCTCGCCGAAGCCCGGGCCATCGCGCCGGTGGTCTGCGTACAGAACCGGTTCGGTCTCGGCATCGGGCCCGAGCAGGAGGCGTTCCTGCACACCTGCGGCGAGCAGGGCGTGGCCTTCGTGCCGTTCTACTCGATCGCCGGGACGGGACGCGAAGCGGGCGCGGGCGGCGCCGAACACGAGGAGGTGCTCGCCGTGGCCCGCGCCCACGGGGTGGGCGCCGCCGAGATCCGGCTGGCCTGGACCCTGCACCTCGGACCGCACGTCCTGGCCATCCCCGGAACCGGGAATCCGGACCACCTCACCGCAAACGTCGCTGCGGGCTCCCTGCAGCTCTCCGCCGAAGACCTCGCCGTACTGGACTCGGTCCGCCCCTGCGACTGA
- a CDS encoding DUF5937 family protein encodes MRFAVSPSWEVVTSFRRLLTDGATSAVYRPWAEQVRPRLAAAGLDRGWLAELIPPKGYVPHFLNPAAAGPAPALAAELAAVMAAPADTVRRNLDHLRYHQGPLGPRARSLYADPQARLPRLAQEVEAYWELALAPYWARIRAVLDADVFHRARQAAEQGAGHVINELHSAVRWDDNALRLLRRTRPLSRETAGRGLLLVPSVFLGPGLLTRMTPPDPPQLAYPARGVGSLWASRPPTAKAEAVAAVLGRSRALLLAELEAPASTTELAGRTGLSAAGVSQHLTALRDAGLVSAHRAGRSVLYARTTVAESLLAAS; translated from the coding sequence ATGCGGTTCGCCGTCTCGCCGTCGTGGGAGGTGGTGACCAGCTTCCGGCGGCTGCTGACCGACGGTGCGACATCTGCCGTGTACCGGCCCTGGGCGGAACAGGTGCGGCCCCGACTGGCGGCCGCCGGGCTGGACCGGGGCTGGCTCGCCGAGCTGATCCCGCCCAAGGGTTACGTGCCCCACTTCCTCAACCCGGCGGCCGCCGGGCCGGCCCCCGCGCTGGCGGCGGAGCTGGCCGCCGTCATGGCCGCCCCCGCCGACACGGTCCGCCGCAACCTCGACCACCTGCGCTACCACCAGGGCCCGCTCGGCCCCCGCGCACGGTCCCTGTACGCGGATCCGCAGGCCCGGTTGCCGCGGCTGGCGCAGGAGGTCGAGGCGTACTGGGAGCTGGCGCTCGCCCCGTACTGGGCGCGGATCCGTGCGGTGCTGGACGCCGACGTCTTCCACCGGGCCCGGCAGGCCGCCGAGCAGGGCGCCGGGCACGTCATCAACGAGCTGCACAGTGCGGTGCGCTGGGACGACAACGCCCTGCGGCTGCTTCGCCGGACCCGGCCGCTGTCCCGGGAGACGGCGGGCCGGGGCCTGCTGCTGGTTCCGTCGGTGTTCCTCGGGCCTGGCCTGCTGACCCGGATGACGCCGCCGGATCCGCCGCAGCTCGCCTACCCGGCGCGCGGCGTCGGCTCGTTGTGGGCGTCCCGGCCGCCGACCGCGAAGGCGGAGGCCGTCGCCGCGGTGCTCGGCCGTTCACGGGCCCTGCTGTTGGCCGAGCTGGAGGCGCCGGCCTCCACTACCGAGCTGGCCGGTCGTACGGGGCTCTCGGCGGCCGGGGTGTCCCAGCACCTGACGGCGTTGCGCGATGCGGGCCTGGTCAGCGCGCACCGGGCGGGCCGCTCGGTGCTGTACGCCCGCACCACCGTCGCCGAGTCCCTCCTCGCCGCGTCCTGA
- the dnaN gene encoding DNA polymerase III subunit beta has protein sequence MEFRIERNALVEAVVWASRSLPARSPVPVLGGLMLDAGRGRLRISGFDYEASASIEVPAQTPSVGKVLVTGRRLLDICRVLPDAPVECGSEGTRFTLEGGGARFGLSILPREEYPALPELPAPCGTVDAAQFADAVARVAIAAGRDDSLPVLTGIQLRLEDGALTLAASDRYRYAVRTVPWKPWAAGSEAVEVVVPGRRLAEISKSLAKTGAVRIGLSSPGGPDGPGGGLIAFEGDGMRTTLRLLEGRLPRYGKLFALERPAVAVTQREALAEAVRRVAVVAEQNCPVRLDFSARGTLILQAGYGDDVASQQVTATLDGADDLAAAFNPGYLLEALNSFDAPHVRFELLGPGQRALLSAAPDADADADADGAAREDHRHLLMSVRQLS, from the coding sequence ATGGAGTTCCGGATCGAGCGAAACGCTCTGGTCGAGGCGGTGGTGTGGGCGTCCAGGTCACTGCCCGCCCGGTCGCCCGTGCCCGTGCTGGGCGGCCTGATGCTCGACGCGGGACGGGGGCGGCTGCGGATCTCGGGTTTCGACTACGAGGCGTCCGCGAGCATCGAGGTCCCGGCGCAGACCCCCTCCGTCGGGAAGGTGCTCGTGACGGGGCGCCGACTGCTGGACATCTGCCGGGTGTTGCCGGACGCCCCGGTGGAGTGCGGGTCGGAGGGCACGCGCTTCACGTTGGAAGGGGGAGGGGCGCGCTTCGGGTTGTCGATCCTGCCCAGGGAGGAGTACCCGGCGCTCCCCGAGCTGCCCGCCCCGTGCGGAACGGTGGACGCGGCGCAGTTCGCCGACGCCGTCGCCCGGGTCGCGATCGCCGCGGGTCGTGACGACTCGCTCCCGGTGCTCACCGGGATCCAGCTCCGGCTGGAGGACGGCGCCCTGACCTTGGCCGCATCGGACCGGTACCGGTACGCGGTGCGTACGGTGCCGTGGAAACCGTGGGCGGCGGGCTCCGAAGCGGTGGAGGTGGTGGTTCCCGGCCGCAGGCTGGCCGAGATCTCCAAGTCGCTGGCGAAGACCGGGGCCGTCCGCATCGGGCTGAGCAGCCCGGGTGGCCCGGACGGTCCGGGCGGCGGCTTGATCGCCTTCGAGGGGGACGGCATGCGCACGACCCTGCGGCTGTTGGAAGGACGGCTGCCCCGATACGGCAAGCTGTTCGCCCTGGAGCGCCCGGCGGTCGCCGTCACGCAGCGGGAGGCACTGGCCGAGGCCGTCCGCCGCGTCGCGGTCGTCGCGGAGCAGAACTGCCCGGTCCGGCTGGACTTCTCCGCCCGGGGAACCCTGATCCTCCAAGCGGGCTACGGGGACGACGTCGCCTCGCAGCAGGTCACGGCCACCCTGGACGGCGCCGATGACCTGGCGGCCGCCTTCAACCCCGGGTACCTGCTGGAAGCCCTCAACTCCTTCGACGCCCCGCACGTACGCTTCGAACTGCTGGGCCCCGGTCAGCGGGCACTGCTCAGTGCCGCACCCGATGCCGATGCCGATGCCGACGCCGATGGCGCGGCACGTGAGGACCACCGCCATCTGCTGATGTCGGTACGGCAGTTGAGCTGA
- the cynS gene encoding cyanase, translating to MIHAQFDPTARQALANAAVDAKSRKDLTWQQIADAAGLSVAFVTAAVLGQHPLPAASAHAVADLLGLDADAERLLQTIPMRGSIPGGVPTDPTVYRFYEMLQVYGTTLKALVHEQCGDGIISAINFKLDVRKVADPDGGERAVITLDGKYLPTKPF from the coding sequence GCCAACGCCGCCGTCGACGCCAAGTCCCGCAAGGACCTCACCTGGCAGCAGATCGCCGACGCGGCCGGCCTGTCCGTCGCGTTCGTCACCGCCGCGGTGCTGGGCCAGCACCCCCTGCCGGCGGCCTCCGCCCACGCCGTCGCCGACCTCCTCGGCCTCGACGCAGACGCCGAGCGACTCCTCCAGACCATCCCGATGCGGGGCTCCATCCCCGGAGGCGTCCCGACCGACCCGACCGTCTACCGCTTCTACGAGATGCTCCAGGTGTACGGCACCACCCTCAAGGCGCTGGTCCACGAGCAGTGCGGCGACGGCATCATCAGCGCGATCAACTTCAAGCTGGACGTCAGGAAGGTCGCGGACCCCGACGGTGGAGAGCGCGCCGTCATCACCCTCGACGGCAAGTACCTCCCCACCAAGCCCTTCTAG